The following proteins are encoded in a genomic region of Paenibacillus sp. FSL H3-0469:
- a CDS encoding class I SAM-dependent methyltransferase has protein sequence MKDETIYSHEDTLRMLDSFFREEGEWWDGFYADKEKSIPFFRDCPDENLVEYFSEGDIVPGRVLELGCGGGRNAVYMAQQGCKLDAVDISQTAIDWGLERAAAHRVEVNFHCGNIFDLDLASESCDLIYDSGCFHHIYPHRRATYLELLNHTLKPGGYFGLTCFAAGSMGAEITDWEVYRQRRMRGGLGFTEEQLKTFFGSFENIRFRRMRQTEQSENLFGEDFLWTALFRKK, from the coding sequence ATGAAAGATGAAACGATTTATAGCCATGAGGACACGTTGAGAATGCTCGACTCTTTTTTCCGGGAGGAGGGGGAGTGGTGGGATGGATTCTATGCGGATAAGGAGAAGAGCATTCCTTTTTTTCGGGATTGTCCCGATGAGAATCTGGTGGAATACTTCAGCGAAGGGGATATAGTACCGGGTCGGGTGCTTGAGCTAGGCTGCGGGGGCGGCAGAAATGCGGTCTATATGGCCCAGCAGGGCTGTAAATTGGATGCTGTGGATATCTCTCAGACAGCGATTGATTGGGGATTGGAGCGTGCGGCGGCACATCGGGTTGAGGTGAATTTTCATTGCGGGAATATCTTTGATCTGGATCTTGCATCTGAGAGTTGCGACCTCATCTATGACAGCGGATGCTTCCATCACATCTATCCCCACCGCAGAGCCACTTATCTGGAGCTGCTCAATCATACGCTGAAGCCAGGCGGGTATTTCGGCTTAACCTGCTTCGCAGCAGGCTCCATGGGTGCAGAGATCACCGATTGGGAGGTCTACCGTCAGCGGCGGATGAGAGGCGGATTAGGGTTCACGGAGGAACAGCTCAAGACATTCTTCGGCAGTTTCGAGAATATCAGGTTCCGGCGGATGCGCCAGACGGAGCAAAGTGAGAACCTCTTTGGTGAAGATTTTCTGTGGACGGCCTTGTTCCGAAAAAAGTAA